The following proteins are encoded in a genomic region of Serinus canaria isolate serCan28SL12 chromosome 15, serCan2020, whole genome shotgun sequence:
- the PHETA1 gene encoding sesquipedalian-1, with product MKLNERSLAFYATCDSPADNAGFLYKRGERHTAYHRRWFVLKGNMLFYFEERDSREPVGVIVLEGCNVELCDSAENFTFAIRFGGSKSRTYVLAAESQAAMESWVKSLSRASFDYMRLVVRELEKQLQEMSRGLAGGCGGSQDAPGPWKPKPSALEQSRDRLPALPAILPKENGCAVWNNVLGTDRPPGTSGCGGQDEEGTPRPPPLPPRRRVSNGEAASAGAAVAESPSTFCRLHEQYSREVARLRQDWQQKRRGPPQP from the coding sequence ATGAAGCTGAACGAGAGGAGCTTGGCCTTCTACGCCACCTGCGACTCCCCGGCCGACAACGCCGGCTTCCTCTACAAGCGCGGCGAGCGGCACACGGCCTATCACCGCCGCTGGTTCGTGCTCAAGGGCAACATGCTCTTCTACTTCGAGGAGCGGGACAGCCGGGAGCCCGTGGGCGTCATCGTGCTGGAGGGCTGCAATGTGGAGCTCTGCGATTCGGCCGAGAATTTCACCTTCGCCATCCGCTTTGGCGGCAGCAAGTCCCGCACCTACGTGCTGGCGGCGGAGAGCCAGGCGGCCATGGAGTCCTGGGTGAAGTCGCTGTCCCGAGCCAGCTTTGACTACATGCGGCTGGTGGTGCgggagctggagaagcagctgcaggagatgaGCCGGGGGCTGGCCGGAGGATGTGGGGGCTCCCAGGACGCTCCCGGCCCTTGGAAGCCGAAGCCATCGGCGCTGGAGCAGTCCCGGGATCGGCTGCCGGCTCTGCCCGCCATCCTGCCGAAGGAGAACGGCTGTGCAGTGTGGAACAACGTGCTGGGGACGGACCGGCCACCCGGCACCTCTGGCTGCGGTgggcaggatgaggaggggacgccgcggccgccgccgctgccgccgcgcCGGCGGGTGTCGAACGGCGAGGCAGCGAGCGCCGGGGCGGCCGTGGCAGAGAGCCCGTCCACCTTCTGCCGGCTCCACGAGCAGTACAGCCGGGAGGTGGCCCGGCTCCGGCAGGACTGGCAGCAGAAGCGGCGTGgccccccacagccctga